A genome region from Ottowia testudinis includes the following:
- a CDS encoding molybdopterin-containing oxidoreductase family protein produces the protein MNDTREVVGACPHDCPDTCSLITTVQAGRAVRVRGNPAHPPTDGVLCTKVSRYAERTHHPERILTPLRRVGAKGEGRFEPISWDAALDEIATRLKGIAARQPQAILPYSYAGTMGLVQGESMDRRFFHQLGASLLERTICATAGGEALTRTLGGKVGMKVEFFAESKLILIWGSNSIASNLHFWRLAQQARRGGARLVCIDPRRTETADKCDEHIALLPGTDAALALALMHELIAHDWLDHGYIERHTLGWSALRERALLWNPERAAQVCGVAAGQIIDLARAYGTTKPAAIRLNYGVQRCAGGGNAVRAIACLPALTGAWRQRAGGLLLSSSGAFPVDRAALQRPDLLAGRRPRTVNMVRIGDALLGDADALAGGPPIEALVVYNSNPVAVAPESAKVVRGFARDDLFTVVLEHFLTDTADYADIVLPATTQLEHWDIHLAYGHTDVLLNRPAIAPVGQAKSNARIFRELAARMGFGAPCFADSDEALCRQAYGDNLDFGELLHHGFASLKIADAPFAEGGFPTASGHCEFNSEQTSTDERDGLPGHVPNREPSGQDARYPLAMISPPARHFLNSSFVNVQSLRSIEGEPLLEIHPDDAAPRGIVSGAQVEVFNDRGRYHCNARVSDRARPGVVNGLGIWWRKLGPRGTNVNELTSQALTDMGRGPTFYDCAVQVAPSSAPASA, from the coding sequence ATGAACGACACCCGCGAGGTCGTGGGCGCCTGCCCGCACGACTGCCCCGACACCTGCAGCCTGATCACCACGGTGCAAGCCGGCCGCGCGGTGCGCGTGCGCGGCAACCCGGCGCACCCGCCGACCGATGGGGTGCTGTGCACCAAGGTTTCGCGCTACGCTGAACGCACGCACCACCCCGAGCGCATCCTGACGCCGCTGCGCCGCGTGGGCGCCAAGGGTGAAGGACGCTTCGAGCCGATCTCATGGGACGCCGCGCTGGACGAGATCGCCACCCGGCTGAAAGGCATTGCCGCGCGCCAGCCCCAAGCCATCCTGCCCTACAGCTACGCCGGCACCATGGGCCTGGTGCAGGGCGAGTCGATGGACCGGCGCTTCTTTCACCAGTTGGGCGCCAGCCTGCTCGAGCGCACCATCTGCGCCACCGCCGGCGGCGAGGCGCTGACGCGCACGCTGGGCGGCAAGGTGGGGATGAAAGTGGAATTCTTTGCTGAATCGAAACTGATCCTTATCTGGGGCAGCAACTCGATCGCCAGCAACCTGCATTTCTGGCGCCTGGCGCAGCAGGCGCGGAGGGGCGGCGCGCGCCTGGTCTGCATCGACCCGCGCCGCACCGAAACGGCCGACAAGTGCGACGAGCACATCGCCCTGCTGCCGGGTACCGACGCCGCGCTGGCGTTGGCCCTGATGCACGAGCTGATCGCGCACGACTGGCTCGACCACGGCTACATCGAGCGCCATACGCTGGGCTGGTCCGCGCTGCGCGAGCGCGCGCTGCTCTGGAATCCAGAGCGCGCCGCGCAGGTCTGTGGCGTGGCCGCGGGCCAGATCATCGACCTGGCGCGGGCTTACGGAACGACGAAGCCCGCCGCCATCCGCCTCAACTACGGCGTGCAGCGCTGCGCCGGCGGCGGCAACGCGGTGCGCGCCATCGCCTGCCTGCCGGCGCTCACGGGCGCCTGGCGGCAGCGCGCGGGCGGCTTGCTGCTGTCGAGTTCGGGCGCGTTCCCGGTTGACCGTGCCGCGCTGCAGCGGCCTGACCTGCTGGCCGGGCGCAGGCCGCGCACCGTCAACATGGTGCGCATCGGGGATGCCTTGCTGGGCGATGCCGATGCGTTGGCGGGCGGCCCGCCCATCGAGGCGCTGGTGGTCTACAACAGCAACCCGGTGGCGGTGGCGCCCGAATCGGCGAAGGTGGTGCGCGGCTTTGCGCGCGACGATTTGTTCACCGTGGTGCTGGAGCACTTTTTGACCGACACGGCCGATTACGCCGACATCGTGCTGCCCGCCACCACGCAGCTCGAGCACTGGGACATTCACCTGGCCTACGGCCACACCGACGTGCTGCTCAACCGGCCGGCCATCGCGCCCGTGGGCCAGGCGAAGTCGAATGCGCGGATCTTTCGCGAGCTGGCCGCGCGCATGGGCTTTGGCGCGCCGTGCTTTGCCGACAGCGACGAGGCGCTGTGCCGCCAGGCGTATGGCGACAACTTGGACTTTGGCGAACTGCTGCATCACGGCTTCGCCAGCCTCAAGATCGCCGATGCGCCGTTTGCCGAGGGCGGTTTTCCGACCGCCTCTGGCCACTGCGAATTTAATAGCGAACAAACGAGTACAGACGAACGCGACGGCCTTCCGGGTCACGTGCCCAACCGTGAACCATCGGGCCAGGACGCACGCTACCCGCTGGCCATGATTTCGCCGCCGGCGCGGCATTTTCTGAACAGCAGCTTCGTCAACGTGCAAAGCCTGCGCAGCATCGAGGGTGAGCCGCTGCTCGAGATCCACCCCGACGACGCCGCGCCGCGCGGCATCGTCAGCGGCGCGCAGGTCGAGGTCTTCAACGACCGTGGCCGCTACCACTGCAACGCCCGCGTCAGCGACCGCGCCCGGCCCGGCGTCGTCAACGGTCTCGGCATCTGGTGGCGCAAGCTGGGGCCGCGCGGCACCAACGTCAACGAGCTGACCAGCCAGGCGCTGACCGACATGGGGCGCGGGCCGACGTTCTACGACTGTGCGGTGCAGGTTGCGCCCAGTTCAGCGCCTGCGTCCGCGTAA
- a CDS encoding TetR/AcrR family transcriptional regulator produces the protein MAKKAPRRTAERILATTLELFNRFGEPNVSTTAISAELNISPGNLYYHFPSKDELINTLFDQYEARMVMLLAASEDVRDVEDAWFFLHSLFELIWQYRFLYRDLNHLLSRNRRLETQFPPILVCQRGALRGLLDTLQPTAPDAAGGTTRQRDAVAASMVVLLTYWLSYEYVLQPRSALEPENAQDALLRGAYHVLGLLAPHLEGAPRAHLQTLIAAYHPDATEPLAP, from the coding sequence ATGGCCAAGAAAGCGCCCCGCCGCACCGCCGAGCGCATTCTGGCCACCACACTGGAGCTGTTCAACCGCTTTGGCGAACCCAACGTCTCCACCACCGCCATCTCCGCCGAGCTGAACATCAGCCCGGGCAACCTGTATTACCACTTCCCCTCCAAGGACGAGCTGATCAACACCTTGTTCGATCAGTACGAGGCGCGCATGGTGATGCTGCTCGCGGCGAGCGAGGATGTGCGCGACGTCGAGGACGCCTGGTTTTTTCTGCACTCGCTGTTCGAGCTGATCTGGCAGTACCGCTTTCTGTACCGCGACCTGAACCATCTGCTGTCGCGCAACCGCCGGCTGGAGACGCAATTTCCGCCCATCCTGGTGTGCCAGCGCGGCGCGCTGCGCGGGCTGCTGGACACCCTGCAGCCCACGGCCCCCGATGCCGCAGGCGGCACCACGCGCCAGCGCGATGCCGTCGCCGCCAGCATGGTGGTGCTGCTGACCTATTGGCTGAGCTACGAATACGTGCTGCAACCGCGCAGCGCGCTGGAACCCGAAAACGCCCAGGACGCCCTGCTGCGCGGCGCCTACCATGTGCTGGGCCTGCTCGCGCCCCACCTGGAGGGTGCGCCGCGCGCCCACCTGCAGACGCTGATCGCGGCCTATCACCCCGATGCCACCGAGCCGCTTGCACCATGA
- the rfbB gene encoding dTDP-glucose 4,6-dehydratase, translating to MIFVTGGAGFIGSNFVLDWLAQTNEPVFNLDKLTYAGNLANLQALQGDGRHIFVQGDIGDTALVARLLAEHRPRAIVNFAAESHVDRSIHGAEDFIATNIVGTYRLLESARAYWSALDADARAAFRFLHVSTDEVYGSLAPGAAAFTEEHVYEPNSPYSASKAASDHLVRAWHHTHGLPVLTTNCSNNYGPFHFPEKLIPLMIVNALAGKALPVYGDGQQVRDWLYVTDHCSAIRRVLDAGTVGETYNVGGWNEKTNLSIVHTVCDLLDELAPRAGGGSYREQITHVKDRPGHDRRYAIDARKIERELGWKPAETFETGIRKTIAWYLANAEWTRDVQSGAYRDWVAAQYE from the coding sequence ATGATTTTCGTTACTGGGGGCGCGGGTTTCATTGGCAGCAATTTCGTTTTGGACTGGCTGGCCCAAACCAACGAGCCCGTGTTCAACCTTGACAAGCTCACCTACGCTGGCAACCTGGCCAATCTGCAGGCGCTGCAAGGCGATGGGCGCCATATTTTTGTGCAGGGTGACATTGGTGATACCGCTTTGGTGGCGCGGTTGTTGGCTGAGCACCGCCCGCGGGCCATCGTCAACTTCGCCGCCGAAAGCCACGTCGACCGCTCGATCCACGGCGCCGAGGACTTCATTGCCACCAACATCGTGGGCACTTACCGTCTGCTGGAAAGCGCGCGGGCTTACTGGAGTGCCCTGGACGCGGACGCGCGGGCGGCGTTCCGCTTTCTGCATGTGTCCACTGACGAGGTCTATGGCTCGCTGGCGCCCGGCGCCGCGGCGTTTACCGAGGAACACGTGTACGAGCCCAACAGCCCCTACAGCGCCAGCAAGGCGGCCAGCGACCATTTGGTCCGTGCCTGGCACCACACGCACGGACTGCCGGTGCTGACCACCAACTGCTCCAACAATTACGGGCCGTTTCATTTCCCTGAAAAGCTGATCCCGCTGATGATCGTCAACGCGCTGGCAGGCAAGGCGCTGCCGGTGTATGGCGACGGTCAACAGGTGCGCGACTGGCTGTATGTCACCGATCATTGCAGCGCCATTCGCCGCGTGCTGGACGCGGGCACGGTGGGGGAGACCTACAACGTCGGCGGCTGGAACGAAAAGACCAATCTGTCCATCGTCCATACCGTGTGCGATTTGCTCGACGAGCTGGCGCCGCGCGCCGGTGGCGGCAGTTATCGCGAACAGATCACACATGTGAAGGATCGCCCCGGCCACGACCGCCGCTATGCCATCGATGCGCGCAAGATCGAGCGCGAATTGGGCTGGAAACCCGCGGAGACCTTCGAGACCGGTATCCGCAAGACCATCGCCTGGTACCTGGCCAACGCGGAGTGGACGCGCGACGTGCAGTCGGGCGCCTATCGCGACTGGGTGGCGGCTCAGTACGAATGA
- a CDS encoding aminopeptidase, which produces MRPLRWLASMAAIGLSACTPAAYYAQSVQGHLALMNAARPIDEVLADPTTPADLKPRLERARRIRVFAAGALALPDNASYHRYSDLKRRAAVWNVAAAPPDSLTLKRWCFPVVGCVGYRGYYDEAEAKALAARLEKDESLEVRVYGIPAYSTLGWMNWAGGDPLLSTFIRYPEGELARMIFHELAHQVVYVEDDTMFNESYATAVERLGVAQWLKTEAGVPARQEYERLDTRRRDFRQLSRDTRAELAAIYERKDAPALDGKARAAMKSEAMARFRQRYAELKARWAAAGAPFDGYDPWVAEANNAFFGIQAAYDELVPGFEALFEREGRDWPRFHAAVRQLAGAPMAERQARLKALEDEAATRLLQKQ; this is translated from the coding sequence ATGAGGCCGCTGCGGTGGCTGGCGTCCATGGCGGCTATTGGCTTGAGCGCCTGCACGCCCGCCGCCTACTACGCCCAATCCGTGCAAGGGCACCTGGCGCTGATGAACGCCGCGCGCCCGATCGATGAGGTGTTGGCCGATCCCACCACGCCGGCCGATCTGAAGCCGCGGCTCGAGCGGGCGCGCCGCATCCGCGTCTTTGCCGCCGGCGCGCTGGCGCTGCCTGACAACGCCAGCTACCACCGCTACAGCGACCTCAAGCGCCGCGCCGCCGTGTGGAACGTGGCCGCCGCGCCGCCCGATTCGCTGACACTCAAGCGCTGGTGCTTTCCGGTGGTGGGCTGCGTAGGCTACCGCGGCTACTACGACGAGGCCGAGGCCAAGGCGCTGGCCGCTCGGCTTGAGAAAGACGAAAGCCTGGAGGTGCGGGTGTACGGCATCCCGGCCTATTCGACGCTGGGCTGGATGAACTGGGCGGGGGGCGATCCGCTGCTGTCCACCTTCATCCGCTACCCCGAAGGCGAGCTGGCGCGCATGATCTTCCACGAGCTGGCGCACCAGGTGGTCTACGTGGAGGACGACACCATGTTCAACGAGTCGTACGCGACGGCGGTCGAGCGGCTGGGCGTGGCGCAATGGCTCAAGACCGAAGCCGGCGTGCCGGCGCGGCAGGAGTACGAGCGCCTTGACACGCGCCGCCGCGACTTCCGCCAGCTCAGCCGCGACACGCGCGCTGAACTGGCCGCGATTTATGAGAGAAAAGACGCTCCAGCGCTGGATGGAAAAGCGCGAGCAGCTATGAAATCAGAAGCAATGGCGCGGTTTCGCCAACGCTACGCCGAGCTGAAGGCGCGCTGGGCCGCGGCCGGCGCGCCGTTCGACGGCTACGACCCTTGGGTGGCCGAGGCCAACAACGCCTTCTTCGGCATTCAGGCCGCCTATGACGAACTGGTGCCTGGCTTCGAGGCGCTGTTCGAGCGCGAGGGACGCGACTGGCCACGCTTTCACGCCGCGGTGCGCCAACTGGCGGGTGCGCCCATGGCCGAGCGGCAGGCGCGGCTCAAGGCCCTGGAAGACGAGGCGGCAACACGATTGCTGCAAAAACAATAG
- a CDS encoding IPTL-CTERM sorting domain-containing protein translates to MVALLGGAFLFIVGQAQAQVPLPTCASSESFYISRYNPPGISEINQLDLTTSPVGDSNKVPASSPGTIAMGMGADGFIYAMSADDSNHNNMNLWRYGDGSKVDLGAVTGIAQPGSNFNAADIDLGSATATYGGDLIVGFYRRDYDSNGNTFGQKLFRVNTQTRVATEIALDQKIPAEIAGDFVVAGGTVYGISFNRNYSGGAIPSPRSIPWTVNLSTGAVTLGAPQTFGNLGSVTVRGFPFPVSLPMGIPYGGAALLPDGKLAFYFNGTPAYIVGGATLAAMSARVQVFDPVTFLTAGAPISTHDVNGSGSADGASCRPPPEVKLACDPPVLVDAPRNESTCTFRLVRAGTDLPYAAPPGGVAIQFALADAFATSVASERYSTGCASPIAVAAGASSATCTVIAKANTTPGDGNGTVTLTLRPGTGYIVPAGTQPAVVTINNDDLPPATAIPTLDIWALATLAGLLGGVGLAARRRCP, encoded by the coding sequence ATGGTCGCATTGCTCGGCGGCGCGTTTCTGTTCATCGTGGGGCAGGCTCAGGCGCAGGTGCCGTTGCCCACCTGCGCGAGCAGCGAGAGTTTCTACATCAGCCGCTACAACCCCCCCGGCATTAGCGAGATCAACCAGCTGGATTTGACGACCAGTCCGGTGGGCGACAGCAACAAGGTGCCCGCATCGTCGCCCGGCACCATCGCCATGGGCATGGGGGCCGATGGCTTCATCTACGCCATGTCGGCCGACGACTCCAACCACAACAACATGAACCTGTGGCGCTACGGTGACGGCTCCAAGGTCGATTTGGGTGCTGTGACGGGCATTGCGCAGCCGGGCTCCAACTTCAACGCCGCCGACATCGACCTGGGCAGCGCCACGGCGACTTATGGCGGCGACTTGATCGTCGGCTTTTATCGGCGCGACTACGACTCGAACGGCAACACGTTTGGTCAGAAGCTGTTTCGCGTCAATACCCAGACGCGTGTGGCGACTGAAATTGCGCTGGACCAAAAGATTCCCGCCGAAATCGCGGGTGATTTTGTGGTGGCGGGCGGCACGGTCTATGGCATCTCTTTCAACCGCAACTACAGCGGGGGCGCTATTCCCAGCCCACGCTCCATCCCTTGGACAGTGAATTTGTCGACCGGCGCGGTGACGCTTGGTGCGCCGCAGACTTTCGGTAACTTGGGGTCGGTGACCGTGCGCGGCTTTCCTTTTCCGGTATCGCTGCCCATGGGCATTCCCTATGGCGGCGCGGCCTTGCTGCCCGACGGCAAGCTGGCTTTCTATTTCAACGGAACGCCTGCCTACATTGTGGGAGGCGCGACATTGGCGGCCATGTCCGCACGTGTCCAAGTGTTCGATCCCGTGACGTTCCTCACGGCGGGCGCCCCCATCAGCACCCACGACGTGAATGGCTCCGGTAGCGCCGACGGCGCCAGCTGCCGGCCGCCGCCCGAGGTCAAGCTGGCGTGCGACCCGCCCGTGCTTGTCGATGCGCCGCGGAACGAGTCCACCTGCACGTTCAGGCTGGTGCGGGCAGGCACTGATCTGCCGTATGCGGCTCCCCCAGGCGGTGTGGCCATCCAGTTCGCGCTGGCCGATGCGTTTGCCACCAGCGTGGCCAGCGAGCGCTACAGCACCGGCTGCGCCAGCCCGATCGCCGTGGCCGCTGGCGCATCAAGTGCGACGTGCACCGTGATCGCCAAGGCCAACACCACCCCCGGCGATGGAAATGGTACGGTCACCCTCACGCTGCGACCCGGAACGGGCTACATTGTCCCGGCCGGCACCCAGCCGGCCGTGGTGACCATCAACAATGACGACCTTCCGCCCGCAACGGCGATTCCCACCTTGGATATTTGGGCATTGGCCACGTTGGCCGGGTTGCTGGGCGGGGTGGGCCTGGCGGCGCGCCGCCGCTGCCCGTGA
- the rfbD gene encoding dTDP-4-dehydrorhamnose reductase translates to MKVLLLGKNGQVGWELQRSLAPLGEVVALDRAGDGGLCGDLGDLDRLVATVRAVQPRLIVNAAAYTAVDKAEAEPGVARRINAEAPGALARAAADLGALLVHYSTDYVFDGSGQRPWREDDATAPLNVYGRTKLEGEQAIQTSGCHHLILRTSWVYAARGGNFIRTMLRLGAERERLTVVDDQWGAPTSAELIADVTAHAARQCLAQPADGGIHHLAASGFVTWNGYAKHVFVQARKAREATNLIVKEVAPVATDAFPTPARRPHNSRLDTARLQQVFGLTLPRWQQGVDRVLAEIL, encoded by the coding sequence ATGAAAGTGCTGCTGCTGGGCAAGAACGGCCAAGTGGGCTGGGAACTGCAGCGGAGCCTCGCACCGCTGGGAGAGGTTGTGGCCCTTGATCGTGCGGGCGATGGTGGTCTGTGCGGCGATCTGGGCGATCTCGATCGTCTGGTCGCCACGGTGCGGGCCGTGCAGCCTCGGCTCATCGTCAATGCCGCCGCCTACACCGCGGTCGACAAGGCTGAAGCTGAGCCCGGCGTGGCCCGGCGCATCAATGCCGAGGCGCCGGGGGCGCTGGCGCGGGCCGCGGCCGACCTGGGCGCGCTGCTGGTGCACTACAGCACCGATTACGTATTCGATGGCAGCGGACAGCGCCCTTGGCGCGAAGACGATGCCACCGCGCCGCTCAATGTGTACGGCCGCACCAAGCTTGAAGGCGAACAGGCTATCCAGACCAGTGGCTGCCACCATCTGATTTTGCGCACCAGCTGGGTGTATGCGGCGCGTGGCGGCAATTTCATCCGCACCATGCTGCGCCTGGGTGCCGAGCGCGAGCGTTTGACCGTGGTGGACGACCAATGGGGCGCACCCACCAGCGCCGAGTTGATTGCCGATGTCACCGCCCACGCTGCGCGGCAGTGCCTGGCACAGCCGGCCGACGGCGGCATCCACCATCTCGCCGCCAGCGGTTTTGTCACCTGGAATGGCTATGCAAAACACGTGTTTGTGCAAGCCCGTAAAGCGCGAGAAGCTACTAATTTGATAGTAAAAGAGGTGGCGCCCGTGGCCACCGACGCCTTTCCCACTCCGGCACGGCGCCCGCACAACTCGCGGCTTGACACTGCGCGATTGCAGCAGGTGTTCGGTCTGACCTTGCCGCGCTGGCAGCAAGGCGTGGACCGCGTGCTGGCCGAAATACTCTGA
- a CDS encoding DUF3108 domain-containing protein, translating into MSLNFSTALALSAMPPRAPLMADGKTRRQLTSAFFLAVLGHAVVMLALAAAPGFRPGAPHVTPLSTRWVDAPPTARPSVAATPAAMAQTAQPPAPARVSAQAPSKAERRPAPHRPNPSTADSNEPRASARSDTDVADAAKPELATAAAALPPGDDPLRMLPTTPERFQVLDKLSQTIDGDPQAYAVGHAVSVEIEDAGKPRTWRFVVVGEDMIRSMAGRDVPVLHLVHYPEHEKDDRIEIWLTSELAHRPVQMEVFVAGVTTGRVTARTALDRLDRAVAPPASAASR; encoded by the coding sequence ATGAGTTTGAATTTTTCCACCGCGCTCGCTTTATCCGCGATGCCACCCCGCGCGCCGCTGATGGCCGACGGCAAGACGCGGCGGCAATTGACCAGCGCGTTTTTTCTGGCGGTGCTGGGTCACGCCGTGGTGATGCTGGCCTTGGCGGCGGCGCCCGGCTTTCGGCCTGGTGCGCCGCACGTCACTCCGCTGTCCACCCGTTGGGTGGACGCCCCGCCCACGGCGCGGCCCAGCGTGGCGGCGACACCGGCCGCCATGGCGCAGACCGCGCAGCCGCCGGCGCCCGCCCGCGTCTCGGCGCAAGCCCCCAGCAAGGCCGAGCGCCGCCCCGCACCGCACCGCCCCAATCCGTCCACGGCGGACAGCAACGAGCCCCGTGCCAGCGCCCGCTCCGACACGGACGTCGCCGACGCCGCCAAGCCCGAGCTGGCAACCGCGGCGGCCGCCCTGCCGCCTGGCGACGACCCCCTGCGCATGCTGCCCACCACGCCCGAACGCTTTCAGGTGCTGGACAAACTGAGCCAGACCATCGACGGCGATCCGCAAGCCTATGCGGTGGGCCATGCCGTCAGCGTCGAGATCGAGGACGCGGGCAAGCCGCGTACCTGGCGCTTCGTGGTGGTCGGCGAGGACATGATCCGATCCATGGCCGGGCGCGACGTGCCGGTGTTGCACCTGGTGCACTACCCCGAACACGAAAAAGACGACCGCATCGAGATCTGGCTGACGTCAGAGCTGGCCCACCGGCCGGTCCAGATGGAGGTTTTCGTGGCGGGGGTCACCACCGGCCGCGTCACCGCCCGCACCGCGCTCGACCGGCTGGACCGCGCCGTGGCACCCCCTGCTTCCGCAGCCTCGCGTTGA
- a CDS encoding phasin family protein, producing MNTKRKPSAAPPETAHDNVWLAGLGALAQAQARGSEAFDALVREGMAQQAKARETAQAELSKAAERLATLTAGASVTPWDRLGGIFETRVAQALERMGMPAPQAIGTLLTRIDALEQRITALERQLPAAPVKPTRTRGKTRAP from the coding sequence ATGAACACCAAACGCAAACCCTCGGCCGCCCCGCCCGAAACCGCGCACGACAATGTCTGGCTCGCCGGTTTGGGAGCGCTGGCGCAGGCTCAGGCGCGCGGCAGCGAAGCCTTTGACGCGCTGGTGCGTGAAGGCATGGCACAACAGGCCAAGGCGCGCGAGACCGCCCAGGCCGAGCTGTCGAAAGCCGCCGAGCGCCTGGCGACGCTGACCGCGGGCGCCAGTGTGACCCCTTGGGACCGCCTGGGTGGCATTTTCGAGACCCGGGTCGCGCAGGCCCTGGAACGCATGGGCATGCCCGCACCGCAGGCGATCGGCACCCTGCTGACCCGCATCGACGCCCTGGAGCAACGCATCACCGCCCTGGAACGCCAGTTGCCGGCCGCCCCAGTAAAACCCACGCGCACGCGCGGCAAGACGCGCGCACCATGA
- a CDS encoding acyl-CoA-binding protein, whose translation MSDLKASFDDAVANSKTLSERPDNLTLLKIYSLYKQATEGDNEEAKPGFTDIVARAKWDAWKKLEGTSADDAMQQYIDLIAELRAG comes from the coding sequence ATGTCCGATCTGAAAGCAAGCTTCGACGACGCCGTCGCCAACTCCAAGACGCTCAGCGAGCGCCCCGACAACCTGACGCTGCTGAAAATCTATTCGCTCTACAAGCAGGCCACCGAAGGCGACAACGAAGAGGCCAAGCCGGGTTTTACCGACATCGTGGCGCGCGCCAAGTGGGACGCCTGGAAAAAGCTTGAAGGCACCAGCGCCGACGACGCGATGCAGCAGTACATCGACTTGATTGCCGAGTTGCGCGCTGGATGA
- the rfbA gene encoding glucose-1-phosphate thymidylyltransferase RfbA — MSARKGIILAGGSGTRLHPATLALSKQLLPVYDKPMVYYPLSTLMLAGIRDILLISTPQDTPRFQQLLGDGSQWGLNLQYAVQPSPDGLAQAFLIGEQFIGDAPSALVLGDNIFYGHDIHDLLAHAQARGEGATVFAYHVHDPERYGVAEFDSSGKVLSLEEKPARPKSHYAVTGLYFYDNQVVSLAKGLKPSPRGELEITDLNRLYLEQSQLHVEIMGRGYAWLDTGTHQSLLEASQFIATLEHRQGLKIACPEEIAWRHRWIDEAGLRRLAEPLVKSGYGQYLLRLLTDHVY; from the coding sequence ATGAGCGCACGCAAAGGCATCATCCTCGCCGGTGGCTCCGGCACCCGTCTGCACCCGGCCACGCTGGCACTCAGCAAACAGCTGCTGCCGGTGTACGACAAGCCGATGGTTTATTACCCGCTCAGCACGCTGATGCTGGCCGGCATTCGCGACATCCTGCTCATCAGCACACCGCAGGACACGCCGCGATTTCAGCAGTTGCTGGGTGACGGCAGCCAGTGGGGTTTGAACCTGCAGTACGCCGTGCAGCCCAGTCCGGATGGATTGGCGCAGGCTTTTCTGATCGGCGAGCAGTTCATCGGCGATGCGCCCAGTGCCCTGGTGTTGGGCGACAACATTTTTTACGGTCACGACATCCACGATCTGCTCGCCCATGCGCAGGCGCGCGGCGAGGGCGCCACCGTGTTTGCCTACCATGTGCACGACCCCGAGCGCTACGGCGTGGCGGAGTTCGATAGCAGCGGCAAGGTGCTGTCGCTGGAAGAAAAGCCAGCCCGGCCCAAGAGCCATTACGCGGTGACTGGCCTGTATTTCTACGACAACCAGGTGGTGTCGCTGGCCAAGGGCTTGAAACCGTCACCGCGCGGCGAGTTGGAGATCACCGACCTGAACCGCTTGTACCTTGAGCAGAGCCAGCTGCACGTCGAAATCATGGGGCGCGGCTATGCATGGCTCGACACCGGGACACACCAGAGCCTGCTCGAGGCCAGCCAATTCATCGCCACGCTTGAGCACCGCCAGGGCCTGAAGATCGCCTGCCCAGAGGAAATTGCGTGGCGTCACCGCTGGATCGACGAAGCCGGGCTGCGGCGCCTGGCCGAGCCGCTGGTCAAGAGCGGCTATGGGCAATATCTGCTGCGCCTGCTGACCGACCACGTTTATTGA